The region ATTTCGAAGACGCAGAGAAAAACATAGATTTTGAAGAAGTGGAAGAAAAATGGCTCAGTATAAAGAAATTCTTTACCGGTTATATAAAATCTTTTTAATTATTCCTGAAAAAACTCGTCTTTATAATCTCAACAATCTTTTCAGAAGAATTTCCATCGCCATAGACATTTTCAGGATATTCCACAGAGTTATCTTCCATGGTTATATCGAACAAGTTATTTTCATCTGATAGACTGTTCCATTCTGCTTCAACAAGCTCTCTCCAACCTGTGTCTGGCATTACAACCACTGCTTGTTTTCCAGCGAAATAAGCCTCTTTTTGAAGGCCTCCACTGTCTGTTATGACCTTCCAGCAGTTCTTCACAAGACCCATTAGATTCAAGTAATCTACCGGCTCGATTATCACAGCATTTTCTAAATATTTCCACAGTTTGAATTCTTCTATTCTCTTTTTTGTCCTTGGATGTATTGGAAGCACTATTTTTATTTGCTCTGATATCTTTTTCAGCTGCTGAAGAATTTTTCCTAATTTCTCTTTGCTGTCGACATTGAAATCTCTGTGAAGTGTGACAAGAATATATTCATTTTCTTCAAGATCGAGGGCTTTGTACGTATCATACCTGAAACTTTTTTCCATCTGCAGATACAGATCGTACATCACATCGCCAGCAAAATACACACCTTTTTCTATCCCTTCTTTTTTCAGATTCTCTACGGCAAGCATTGAAGGGCAAAACAGGTAAGTTGATACATGATCTGTCAATATTCTGTTTATCTCCTCTGGCATATCTTTTGGCTCCTGCCTGACTCCTGCTTCGATGTGTGCAACTGGTATCTTTAACTTTGCTCCAACGATTGCGCCTGCAAGAGTGGTGTTTGTGTCTCCATAAACCAGTATCATATCTGGTTTTTCTTTCAAAACTACTTTTTCAAACTCTATCATGATCTTTCCTGTCATCTCTCCATGACTGGCTGAACCGACATTGAGATTGTAGTCTGGATTTTTTATGCCAAGCACCTCAAAAAACACATCGGACATGTTGTAATCATAGTGCTGCCCAGAATGAACGAGTATCTCTTCGATATAATGTTCTTTCAACCTCTTGTGAACAATCGCTTCTTTTATAATCTGCGGCCTTGCCCCAACTAATGAAAGCAGTCTCATTCGACCAAACCTCCTGAATTTATATCTCTAAAGACTATACTAACAGAAAAGCTGAATTTATTATGGCACACCTTATTATATTGCAGAACCGTTATAGAAACTACTTATCAGTGTTATACTATATAATAGTGGCAAGTTCGATTTCATAAGTAGTATCTGGCAGGAAGGAGAGTCATGATATGGAAGAAGAAGTAAAGAAGATAATAAACAAAATCTTAGAAAGAAAGAAAAAGGAACCATTAAAAGAACTAAATTACGATCTATCGCTGAGAAATGATCTGGATATGGATTCATTAGATCTGGCAGAACTGACTGTTAGGATAGAAGACGCATTTGGAATTGATGTGTTCGAAGACGGGATTATTGATACAATTGGTGAGATAATGGATAAAATTAATAAAAGGTGATGATATGAAATTATTTTTCTGGACTGAAAACATGCAGAAAACATATGAGAATTTGATCGATGATATAAATAAAACAAAAAAATTGAAAAGATATATAAAAGAAAAAGAGCCGTATGAGATATACAAAAATTTGATAGCAAGTATATTAGCCTGTGAAAATGTGGTCCTTCTGGATTCGGATTTTTCAAACGAAGAGATATTAAATTTGGGCATTTCTATTGAAAATCTTGAAGAAGAAGTAGATGTTGAAGATATAAGTGTATCGAGTTTTGAAGAAGTGCTGCGATTAATTGAAACATATGGGAAAAACTGGCAGGTTACGCTCTATACTTCTGGAACAACTGGAAGACCAAAAAGAGTTTCACACAACTTGGAAACTTTAACCAGGGGTGTAAAAACTGGGGAGAGATTCAAAAATAACATCTGGGCATTCGCATATAATCCCACACACTTTGCTGGATTACAGGTGTTTTTTCAGGCTTTTTATAACGAAAACCCCATGATTTACGTCTTTGAAATGAATAGAAAGAAAATAGAGGAAACCCTGAGAAAATTCAAAGTAACCAACATTTCCGCAACACCAACATATTACCGCTCGATCATACCGTATTTTAAGAATCAGGTGACTTCTATAGAAAGAATTACAATGGGTGGCGAAAAGTTTGACGAAGATTTAGAAAGGGAACTTTTGAGAATTTTCCCAAACGCGAAGATCAGAAATGTTTATGCGTCGACAGAAGCGGGGAGTTTGTTTGCTGCGGAAGGTGATATATTTAAAATAAATCCAGAAATGGCGGATAAAATAAAAATATCGGACGATAATGAGCTGTTAATCCATAAAAGCCTGTTGGGGTATTCACATGATCTTCAGTTAGATGGCGAATGGTACAGAACCGGCGATGTAGTTGAAAAAATAGATAAAAATCATTTCAGGTTTTTCGCAAGAAAAACAGAGATGATAAACATTGGTGGGTATAAGGTAAACCCACACGAAGTAGAAAATGAGATCAAGAAAATTGATGGAGTAATAGATGCCGTGGTCAAAGCCAGAAAAAATAAAGTAACTGGGAATATATTGATGGCAGATATAAAGGTTAAAGATGGAACGGATGTTGAGAATAAAGAAAAAGAGATAATAACAATTCTGAGTGAAAAATTGCAGAATTGGAAAGTCCCAAGAATTCTGAATTTTGTTGAAGAAATAGAGACAACCAAAACAAGTAAGAAGATGAGAATATGAAGACTGTGGTGGTTACAGGAGATTCACGAGGCTTAGGAAGCGAAATATGCAAAGAGTTGCTAAGAAAAGGTTATAGAGTCATAGGAATAAGCCGAAAAGTGTCTGAAAAAGTTATAGAAATGCAAAGCATCTATGGGAAACTCTATAATCACATAAATTTTGATTTGAGTGAGTCTGAAAAGATAAAAGATTTGTACATCGATCTTTTAAAACCTGAAGGACCGATATACGGATTAGTAAACAATGCAGCAATAGCTTACGATGACATTGTTACAAACGCACAAATTGAACCTTTGGAGAAAATGTTCAGAGTAAATGTTTATTCCACTATATTGTTAACAAAATATATAATAAGGGATATGTTACTTCATAACACCCAGGGAAGTATAGTACATATAAGCTCTGTAAGCGCGCACACAGGATATAAAGGTTTAAGTATGTATGCAGCAACAAAAGGAGCCATCGAGGCTTTTTCCAAAACAGTGGCAAGAGAATTTGGTACTAAGAAAATAAGAAGTAACTGTGTAGCTCCTGGTTTTATGGAAACAGATATGAGTCGATCACTTACAGAAGAAGATAAAAAAAGAATATATCAAAGAAATTCTTTAAAAGAAGAAACGAAAATTGAAAGTGTGGCAAAAGCTGTTCTATT is a window of Pseudothermotoga elfii DSM 9442 = NBRC 107921 DNA encoding:
- a CDS encoding SDR family NAD(P)-dependent oxidoreductase: MKTVVVTGDSRGLGSEICKELLRKGYRVIGISRKVSEKVIEMQSIYGKLYNHINFDLSESEKIKDLYIDLLKPEGPIYGLVNNAAIAYDDIVTNAQIEPLEKMFRVNVYSTILLTKYIIRDMLLHNTQGSIVHISSVSAHTGYKGLSMYAATKGAIEAFSKTVAREFGTKKIRSNCVAPGFMETDMSRSLTEEDKKRIYQRNSLKEETKIESVAKAVLFLLDEESYSITGQVIHVDNGTI
- the wecB gene encoding non-hydrolyzing UDP-N-acetylglucosamine 2-epimerase, which gives rise to MRLLSLVGARPQIIKEAIVHKRLKEHYIEEILVHSGQHYDYNMSDVFFEVLGIKNPDYNLNVGSASHGEMTGKIMIEFEKVVLKEKPDMILVYGDTNTTLAGAIVGAKLKIPVAHIEAGVRQEPKDMPEEINRILTDHVSTYLFCPSMLAVENLKKEGIEKGVYFAGDVMYDLYLQMEKSFRYDTYKALDLEENEYILVTLHRDFNVDSKEKLGKILQQLKKISEQIKIVLPIHPRTKKRIEEFKLWKYLENAVIIEPVDYLNLMGLVKNCWKVITDSGGLQKEAYFAGKQAVVVMPDTGWRELVEAEWNSLSDENNLFDITMEDNSVEYPENVYGDGNSSEKIVEIIKTSFFRNN
- a CDS encoding AMP-binding protein, whose amino-acid sequence is MKLFFWTENMQKTYENLIDDINKTKKLKRYIKEKEPYEIYKNLIASILACENVVLLDSDFSNEEILNLGISIENLEEEVDVEDISVSSFEEVLRLIETYGKNWQVTLYTSGTTGRPKRVSHNLETLTRGVKTGERFKNNIWAFAYNPTHFAGLQVFFQAFYNENPMIYVFEMNRKKIEETLRKFKVTNISATPTYYRSIIPYFKNQVTSIERITMGGEKFDEDLERELLRIFPNAKIRNVYASTEAGSLFAAEGDIFKINPEMADKIKISDDNELLIHKSLLGYSHDLQLDGEWYRTGDVVEKIDKNHFRFFARKTEMINIGGYKVNPHEVENEIKKIDGVIDAVVKARKNKVTGNILMADIKVKDGTDVENKEKEIITILSEKLQNWKVPRILNFVEEIETTKTSKKMRI
- a CDS encoding acyl carrier protein — encoded protein: MEEEVKKIINKILERKKKEPLKELNYDLSLRNDLDMDSLDLAELTVRIEDAFGIDVFEDGIIDTIGEIMDKINKR